The Desulfuromonas sp. region TCCCGACGGGTTCGGAATCTCATGCAGCCAATCGACGCTGCCGTCGGAGGTGGCGATATAGCCGTCGAGGCTCGTGGCGATATAAACGATATTCTTCACGGAAATTCCTTAACCAGATTCCATCGGGGTCCTAGCGATCCTCTCCCTCGTCGGGGATCAATCCGAGCTTGCGCGCCCTCTTCTCCCAGTTCTCCCGGGCCAGCCGCTGCATGTCCTCGACCGTGTCGAGCTCGTCGACGATCTCGATCCCGAGGAGGGTCTCCATCAAATCCTCGATGGTGACGATCCCCTCGAAGCCGCCGTACTCGTCGACGACCATGGCGATGTGCTCGTTCTGGCCGACGAGGGAGTCGAAGAGGGCCATGATGGGGGCGTACTCGTAGACGACGGGGATTTTCCGGGCGAGCTCCTTCAGCGCCCGCTCGTGGTGCCCCTCGATGATCTGGCGCTGCACCTCGTCCCTGCGCACAAAGCCGGTGATCTGGTCGATGCTCTCCCGGTAGACAGGGATGCGGGTGAAGGGGGAGGCGATCCCCCTCTTCCGATAGTCGGCGACGGTCATCTCCTCGGGCAGGGCGGTCACCACGGTGCGCGGGGTCATGATGCTGTTGACGTAGATGCGGTTGAAGCGCATCAGGTTCTTGATGATGCGCGACTCGTCCTCATGGATGACCCCCTCGCGGGCGCCGATGGTGGAGATGGCGCTGAGGTCGGCCCGGCTGTAGACGCTCTCTTCCTCGGACTTGCGCAGCAGGCGGGTGAGGAGCTGGCTGATCTGGACGAAGGGGTAAAGGATGAGGATCATCCACCGGGTGATGCGGGCCGAAAGGGGCGCCAACGGCTTCCAGTAGGTGGCGCCGAGGGTCTTCGGGATGATCTCGGAGAAGATGAGGATGGCCAGGGTCAGCAGGGCCGAGACGACCGAGAGGTACTCGTTGCCCCACAGTCGCTGGGCCTGGGCCCCGACCCCGGCGGCGCCGATGGTGTGGGCGAAGGTGTTGAGGGTGAGGATCGCCGCCAGGGGGCGGTCGATATTCTCCTTGAGGCGGTTGAG contains the following coding sequences:
- a CDS encoding hemolysin family protein; this translates as MPTLILYLFIAIFFSFLCSILEAVLLSISPAYIAGKEKEAPKTAHLLNRLKENIDRPLAAILTLNTFAHTIGAAGVGAQAQRLWGNEYLSVVSALLTLAILIFSEIIPKTLGATYWKPLAPLSARITRWMILILYPFVQISQLLTRLLRKSEEESVYSRADLSAISTIGAREGVIHEDESRIIKNLMRFNRIYVNSIMTPRTVVTALPEEMTVADYRKRGIASPFTRIPVYRESIDQITGFVRRDEVQRQIIEGHHERALKELARKIPVVYEYAPIMALFDSLVGQNEHIAMVVDEYGGFEGIVTIEDLMETLLGIEIVDELDTVEDMQRLARENWEKRARKLGLIPDEGEDR